Below is a genomic region from Coprobacter tertius.
GATGCTTGTCGTGGATTGTTAGAAGAGTTGGAGGAAGAAGAAAATAAAAAGTAAATTTCGTTTTATAAAACGAGTCTTATAAATAGGTTGCGAGCCGCTAAACTCTTCTGTTTAGCGGCTCGTTTTTTTGCAATTATAAGAAATATGTCTGAAATAAATTAAAAGTTATAGAGGCGATATTTTAAATGTAGTACTGCGACTTACATATCCTCCGATAATTCCAATCCCGTTTTCTATATTAGAATATATTTGTACCGGTTCTACCAAATCATCTGAATTTTCCGAATTAGCGTTCATGCTTTGTAGATATAGATAAGCTTCGGGAGTAAGTTGCATCACCATTGCCGTAATACGAGGAAGCCATCTATCGCCGTTCACATCGGTAAACGGATATACTTTTTTACAGTTTACAGTGACGGTATAACCTTTCCCTATAAAAGAACGGTTAGAAAATATAGAGTATTTATTGCTATCTACGCCGTCTTTATCGTTTTCGTTTATTTCATTGAAATGCCGATTCTCATCAAAAACGGGCTCTTTTGAGAAATCTTCGTCGATGGGGTAAGTTTCAGTATAGTTGGTATAACCGGCGAGGGCGACTTCTCCTTTTAGAATAATCCGATAATATTTTGTGCCGTCTCCGTTATCGGGGATATGTATCTTAAACTGCAGTCTTTCTTCAGAGGCTTTATAATAAGTTATCGTATCTATTTTTATGACGGGTATTTCGGCGGGAATTCGGCTTATCCCTGTAACCGGAGTGTATCCGGGGGCTTCAGCGGTCAGTTTTATCCTATCTCCGTAATTTACATGAATGTCGGATACGAAAATAGGATCTCCCGTATCGATCTTTTCTGCCGTTCCAGAGTATACATCATTTACATATACGTTTACGATAGCTCCCGCTACATTGTCGTCTTTTAATATATTCGGTGCTGGATAACTGGAGCTAAGTTCAGCTTTGATGTTTTTGCCGGGTTCGATAAAAGAAATAAGTACCAGTTTTGGGGGTTCGTTAATTCCTTCCAAATAATCTCCCAGATTGATCTCACAAGAGTAGAAAGATAGGGAAATAATGAATGCAGATAGTATGATTATTTTTCTTTTCATCGTATCATTTTTTAAAAGGTGAAAGTATAGGAGAATCCTGGTATTATCGGGAAAATACAAGTACCTTTTATAATGGGTTTTATTACATCGGTATTTTTTTGCGCTTCTACGTTTACGTAAACCGGATTGAGTTTATTATATGCATTGTAAATATAGATACTCCAGGTTGCTATTCCTCTTTTTTTCTTTTTGTGGAAATTACAACTCAGATCGAGCCGGTGGTAATTGGGTAACTGATAATTATTGCGGCTGCTGATGTAAGGAATATTCGATTGATGTGTATTGACGATTTCTCCGGGTAAAACTCCTGAAGTCGAAAAGTACTCGGTGGGAACAGTCAGACGTGAACCGGAGTGGAAAACCCACGATGCGCTGATATCGAATCGCTCGCTGAATTTGTGCATCATTACGATATTTATGGCATGACGACAGTCATAGCGATCGGGGTATACCTGCCCGTAATTTATTTCTCCTCCGGGAAACTGTCTGTTGCTCCATGAAAGAGTATAACCGATCCAGCCGGTGGTTTTTCCAAGGGTTTTCTGAAGCATAAATTCTGCTCCATACGCTTTTCCGTTTCCCATGGCTACTTTGTTTTCCCAATTCGAAAATTTTGAAAAAAATGAAGCTCCGTTAGTATATTCTATCAAATTATGCATTACTTTATAATACCCTTCTACCGAAAATTCCCATCCTTTGAAAGGTCGATAATATATGCCACCTGAGACTTGTCTCGATGTCATCGGACGGATTTTTCGGGTTACAGGAACCCAAAGGTCATTGGGCATATTAATGTATGAATAGGATAATAAATGGATATATTGTTTCATCTCGGCGTAAGAAGCCTTAAGCGATATTTTGTTATTGATCAGATATCGGGCGGAAAGACGAGGTTGCAAAGAAGTATAATTTTTACCTTGTACTCTGAACCAGGAAAAATGAAGCCCGGGATTGAATATCAGTTTTCGGGTAAGGTCTATTTCGTCTTCTGCATATAAAGACGTTTCATGACCGATGATCTGATTTACATCTCCGTGGGTTTCATTGGGTTTATTCCCATTATTTTCAGAAGATGCCGTACGGGTACGACTAACCTCGGGCTTAAAGGTATGTAGTGTGTAATTCGCTCCGAAATGTATCCGGTTGCGGTAATTCAGGTAGTAATTAAAATCGCTTTTTAGAGACCAGTCGCTGATTCCCGACTGGAAACGGCTATTAGTCTTCGCATCCCGTTCGACAGAACCGTTATATTCAAAATAGTCCTGATTATCATAAGTTGTAAGAGAGTTGTAGCGATTATAAGAAATAGAGGTATTATTATAAATACGATTGCTTATTTGGTTATTCCAATTTAATGTGGCAACTAAATTTCCCCATTTCATGACCGAATGGTCTTTATATTTTATTTTATACAAATTTGTTACATCCGTTGTCGTATTTTGAACGGTGTTGTCATAATAGAAATTATTTGATGAGTTATTTGTCGTTTTTATCGATAAAATATCGTAATTCCAGTAAAGGCTGAGTTGTAATCGGTTTCGTTCGTTGAGTTTGTGTGTGATTTTAGCATTTATATCTGTAAAATTATATCCCGAAATATTTTTTTCTTCTTTTTTCCGGTTCATGATCCACTGTGCTGGTGTTGTGATCAGGTCGAGATAAGTACGACGCGCAGAGAGAATAAAAAAAGTTTTATCTTTTACGATGGGGCCTTCGATATTGGCTTTTGCTGAAATAAGTCCTACACTTACGTTTCCGTGGTATTCTTGGCTGTTCCCATCTTTCAGGCGTATATCTGTTACCGACGATAATCTTTCGCCGTATCTGGCCGGGAAGCTTCCCTTATAAAAATCCACGTTTTTAATAGCATCGGCATTAAACGTAGAAAAGAATCCCATCATGTGGTTGGGATTATAGATAGGGGTTCCGTCGATAAGATACAGGTTCTCGTCTATATTTCCTCCCCTTACCAATAATCCGGCTGTTCCTTCTGTCCCTCCGTTTACACCCGGCAGTAACTGCAGCGTTTTTAGCAGATCGGTTTCTCCACCCATAGCAGGTAGTTTATTTACAAGAGCAGGAGAAAGAGTAAGTTTGCCGGGCTGTGCAGAAAATATTAGATCGGTAATTTTTTTATCGGTAACAACAACCTCTTTTAGCTGTGCATTAGGTTGCAACTGCCATGATAGAGTAGTATCTTTATATATTTCGACTGTTTTACGAACGGTGGCATAGCCTATATACGAGCAAATGATTTCGTTTTTCCCTTCGGGCAATACTATGCTATAAAAACCATAATTGTTAGAAGACGTTCCGTTGTGGGCCGAAGGAGAATAAAGCGAGGCATTTATCAGTATTTCTTTGGAGTTTATATCTGAAATGGTACCGCTTATTACATAATGCCGTACTGTTTTTTCTTTTTTTAATATAATATAGTTTCCTGAAAAAGAAAATGATATTCGATCTTTTTCGAATAATTTTTGTAACGTTTCTGTTAGCTTGGCATTAACTACATGTATGCTTCTTAATTCATGCTTATCGATAAGGGTCGATTCATAAGAAAATCTGTAATGAGTTTGTTTTTCTATTTCTTGCAAAATAAGCCCGATTCCGGTATGGTCGAAATGTAATGTTACATCCTTTGTATCTTTTGAGGGATTTTGGGCTGTTAATAAAAAAGGATAGAGTAAGATCCATATACAGAGATGAATTGGTTTCATATAGGTTTTTGATAGAGTTTCTATTCTGTTTTTATTAATTGTATGTCGAATGTATTTTCTATGATTTCGGTTATTTCTTGAAGAGACAGGTTCTCGAAGGTTGCCGTTAGTTCTTTGCCTCTATCGGCCGGTTTTATCGAAATATCGGAATGATAATGTGCATTTATTTCCTTTATGGCTTTATACAAAGGGGTTCCTTCGAAATGGAAAATCCCGGTTTCCCAACTTAGCCGGTTATTGAGGGTTTCGATAGTGCGGGTATCGAAAACTCCCGATTTCGGCAGGTAACGAGTAACCATATTTGAGGTGAGTAACGTATTTTTATTATGGTTTACCGATGTTACTTTTACTTTCCCCGACGTTACATATACTTCGTTTATTGTGTCAGTCGCTATTACCTGGAATTGGGTTCCCAGTACTTTAATGTCGATGAAAGGCGTGTTTATGATAAAAGGTTTAGACTTATTTTTAGTGACAGAAAAGAACGCTTTTCCATATAGCGTAACTTTTCTGGTTCTTCCGGTGAAATTTTTAGGATAAGAGAGTTGTGCGTCCCGAGCCAACACGATGACCGAATTATCGGGTAATAATACTTGTTCTTTATCCGAAATGCATGTAATCGTTATGTTTTGAGAAAAGATTTTCCCTGAAAATGAATAATAACAGAATCCTCCCATTAATATAAACAAGAAAATTGCCGCATAACGTAAGAATGTGCGGTTAAATTTATGAGGTCTTACCGGGAGTTGTTTTTTCATTTTACGGTAAGCTGCCGAAGGATCGAATGCTCCGTACCGATAGTATCGGGAAGCAAGGTCTATATTCTGTCGTAATTGTTCGAGTATATTTTTGTTTTCTTGTTTTTCGGCAAGCCATTTTTCCACTTTCTCCCGTTCGGCCGTGGAGGTTTCGTTAAACAGATATTTAGCGAGTAAAGAATTTTTCATATCGTGGTTGTTTATATTAGAGACAATGAGAAATGAAAAACCCCTATTCCTAAAATAAAAAAGTTAGCCGAAAAAGAATAAATATATTTTTACAGCTTTTTCTCGTAGCGTTTTTAATGCCTTACCCATTTGGTTTTCAACCGTTTTAACAGATATGTGCAACCGTTCGGCAATTTCGGTATATTTCAATCCGTCTTGTTTAGCCATAAGAAAAATTTTACGTCTTTCTTGTGGCAAATCGTCTATCCATTTCCAAAGTCGATTTTCTTTTTCTGCTTCAGCTATTCTTTCCGTATCATCTTCTGGCAGGTCGTGAAAGTTTTCATCGAGGGTTTCTGTCTCATAACGGAAACGTAGGTGGTTGATAGCACGATTGTGTACGGCTTTAAAAAGGTAGGGCTTTAAAAATGAGATATGTAAGTTTTCGTTTGAAAACCGTTCCCAGATATCGGTAAACGTTTGTTGTACGATGTCTTCAGCTTCTTCGTAAGAGCCGGTAATAAGTAATGTATAAAGGCAAAGAGTCCTGTAATAGGTATTAAAAGCTAATTCGAATTGTCTTATCCCCGTTTCTGCAGACATATTTAGTAATATTCGTAAAACGAGTGCAAGATAAGCAATACGGTAGATATGACTTAGATTTCTAAATCTTCTTTTGTGTAAAAAAAGAAAAAATATAAAAAAGAGAGTAAAATCATTCATTGATACACTCTCTTTTTTTATATAGATAAAGTTTATTATAACTGGTTTACATCGCTATTTAGCCGCCCATTCGAGAACAGTCGGGCTACTGACCTTTACGCCGAACTCGTTTGCTTTTTTCAATATATTCCGGGCAAGTTCCGGTTTGTCATTATCGGGGGCATATCTGAAATAGGCTTCAGCGGCCCTTACATGAGCGGCGTCGGGCATGGGGAAAGCGCGTTGTGCGGGAAGACCGAAATCCGAATTAGGTAATTCCCGTCTTTCTTCGGTGTTTAGTTTATCTGAAGAAGATTCTTTCATAATTTTCGTTTTTAATGTACTTTTTTACCTTTCACTAAAGTTTCTACTTTTTCCCGGGCTTGCTCGGGGGTTAGGAAGCCTTTTATAAATACCGGTTTTCCTGTTAATGGTATAAACATGGTCGTGGGAGAGGTACGAATGTCATATGCTTTAGCAATCTCCGGGTTACGATTTGTGAGTACTTGATAAAAATTGACATCGGGAAACTCTTTCGATAAGGGATCATATACGTCCCGTAAGCCTTTTTCGAAAAGCTGTACCGAGTCATGAAATACGATAACGGCCGGGTTTATACCTCGATATAGCCATTCTTTTTTATCGGTATAATTTGCGATATGCTCTTTAAAGCGTTCTTCAGAAAGATGTTCTAACATAGTGGTATAATTTTATATTACTTTTTGTTAGAACAAACTTATTTATCCGAAAGATTATATACTTGATTTTTTTAACGAATCTAATGATAGGAGTGAGAGAAATATAATATGATGTAATATAATTTTTAGAGTATATTTTACGGAGTTTCTCAAATATCGATTCCTGTAAATTTTTTCAGCGCAAAACCGATTACAAAACTGACAGCTGCCACACTAAAACTTAAAATAGCCATTTCTCCGAATCTTTTTCTAAAACTTTCGCTTCGTGCTACGGCATAATAATAATTAAAAAGTGCGATGATAAAAAGTGCGATACATAACATAGTGCCTAAAGCAGCCAATACGTTCCCTATAAAAATGAAAGGTGCTATTAATGCGGCTACCGTGATAATGTAGGCAATGCCTGTGTATATTGCGGCTTTTATGGGACGTTTATTTTTCCCCGCTTCTGATTTGGTCGAGAGGTATTCTGAGGATGCCATCGATAAGGCAGCGGCTATTCCTGTAATACCGCCGGTAAGAGCAATAAGTTTAGAGTCGTTCAAGGCAAGGGTAAATCCGGCCAAAGCCCCCGTGAATTCAACCAATGCGTCGTTCAGTCCTAAAACAACCGAACCCATATATTCGAGGCGTTCTTCTTGAATCAACGATATAAGTTCTTTTTCATGTTTTTCTTCTGCTTCGGCCAGCTCTGTCAAGTCGGCATATCCTGTATATCCCGCATAATTATTATGAGCGTTTTGTTCGCTCGATTCCATTCGCTTAATGGCAAATGTTATTCCCAATATGCGAGCCAGCCAGTAATATTTAAATATTCTCCAGCGATTGGGTTTGGGAGTGACACCAGTATATTTTTTTAGAATATGGTAATGCTTTATTTCTTCGTTGGCAATCGATAACAATACTTTTCGATTATTTTCGTCTTTCTCTATCGAAGCCAGTGTCGAATATACTCTATATTCCGTTATTTCATTTTGTTGAAATTTCAGGAGTTTTTTCCGGTTAGCGTTATCCATATGTTAATTATATAATAGTACAAATATAGCGAAATTTATCGGTAGGGGGATACAGAAATATGTGATAATTCCGGCTTGCTTTGCAAAGCGGGTATCCTTAACAGATGAAATACTGAGCCTTTGAAATAATTTTATAGTGAAAAGAGAAAATTGGTAGTAATTTGTATTCTGTGAGGGCTACGCATTTTTGAATGTGTAGAAATAGCTAGAAAGGGAATGAAAATTCAGTTAAGTTCGGTTTATTAACTCTATATGTAACCTAAACTAACCTCACGTAGACATATTTGCTTTTGTATATGTCTATGGGTTGATAGAAAACGAAGATAAAGTTCTGATGAAAATATGGATCAAAGACGGAGATTTATCTCTTTCTCTTTTGGCTGCAACACTTCATTCATGAGTAATTGAACGATATGCTTCATTAGGTAGGAAGCCGGAGACAGTTGCTAAGGAAAGCATTTTGAATACGGCCAAATACAAGGAATCATATAACAGCAGAGGGAAATGCTAATGTTTTGCATAATGAGAGCTAACGGAGATAAAAACAAAGAGGCGAATCGTGTTTTACACGGTCCGCCTCTTAAAGTACCCGGAGCGGGACTTGAACCCGCACAGCTGCAATAGCCAAAGGATTTTAAGTCCTTCGTGTCTACCATTCCACCATCCGGGCAGCATGGAGCGAAAGACGGGACTCGAACCCGCGACCCTAACCTTGGCAAGGTTATGCTCTACCAACTGAGCTACTTTCGCAATTGCGAGTGCAAATATAGAACTGTTTTTTGTTTTTACAAAAAATTACATGTGAAAAGTTGATCGTTCGCCGGCTTTTAATTGGAAATTACATATGATCCCGATGTCGGACTTCCGTAGACGACGTATTTTCGTAAAAAGTATTTGCGTTTACGGGCTTCTCCGCTAAGAGGGGAGCCGCTTCCGTTAAAAATCTCGTAGGTAGAGCCGCAAACCGGGCATTTGGCGTAAAGTTTATCGACATCTACTTCTATGCGTACGTTGGCTCGACTTTCTACCGGACAGGACAAATCGAAGGCGAGAGGTTGTCCTTCGTAATTGCTAAGTAATAATACTCCGCCGAAACCCGTACTGGAAGATACGCTGTATTGGAACCCTGTAGGTACCTGTTGGCTTTTTATGAAATTACGATGGTCGGGAAATGCGTGTACTCCGTAAATATTCCAGCGGGCGGCGTCGATGCTGATGTGCACGGGAGTGGTAGGGATACGGTTGTAGTCGTTCTTATCACAGCTGCTGAATATAAGGCAAAACAAAATGATGTACCGGAACAGGTTTGTCTTCATGATTTCAAAATTTTTTCGATCCGGGATAATTCTTCAGCGGAAAAAGGCGTACTGTCGAGTGCGTTCAAACTCGATTTCAGTTGTTCGGTGTTACGCGCTCCTACAATTACAGAAGTTACTTTATCGTTTTGCAGTAACCAAGCCAAAGCCATTTGGGAGATACTTTCGTTTCGGGTGCGGGCGATCTCTTGCAACAAAGATACGGTATGTTCGTTTTGTGGAGTAATATCGTCCTTTTTCAGATATCCGTCCGGACGATCGGCTCGAGAGCCTTTAGGTATTCCTTGTATGTATTTTCCGGTCAGAAGACCTTGCGCCAGCGGAGAAAAGGCGACAAATCCCGATCCGTTATCGGCTGCCGTTTGAAGATGTGCTTCTTCTACTCCGCGGCTTAACAGGTTATAACGGTCTTGGTAAACGATACAGGGAGTCCCTGCATTTTTTAGAAAATCGAATGCGAATAATAATTTATCGGCCGGATATTTCGATAGACCGATATAAAGAGCTTTTCCCCGGCGTACAATGTCGCAGAGAGCGGTGAGTGTTTCTTCGAGGGGCGTTTCGGGATCGTAGCGATGGCTGTAAAATATATCTACATATTCGGTTCCGAGACGTTTCAGACTCTGATCGATACTGGCCATGATGTATTTGCGTGATCCCCCGTCACCGTATGGCCCTTCCCACATACGATGCCCCGCTTTGGTGGTAATGATCATTTCGTCACGGTGAGATCCGAACTCCTGCTTCAGCATTTTTCCGAAATTTTCTTCGGCGCTTCCTGCGGGAGGACCGTAGTTATTAGCCAAGTCGAAATGCG
It encodes:
- a CDS encoding DUF4249 domain-containing protein; this translates as MKRKIIILSAFIISLSFYSCEINLGDYLEGINEPPKLVLISFIEPGKNIKAELSSSYPAPNILKDDNVAGAIVNVYVNDVYSGTAEKIDTGDPIFVSDIHVNYGDRIKLTAEAPGYTPVTGISRIPAEIPVIKIDTITYYKASEERLQFKIHIPDNGDGTKYYRIILKGEVALAGYTNYTETYPIDEDFSKEPVFDENRHFNEINENDKDGVDSNKYSIFSNRSFIGKGYTVTVNCKKVYPFTDVNGDRWLPRITAMVMQLTPEAYLYLQSMNANSENSDDLVEPVQIYSNIENGIGIIGGYVSRSTTFKISPL
- a CDS encoding TonB-dependent receptor is translated as MKPIHLCIWILLYPFLLTAQNPSKDTKDVTLHFDHTGIGLILQEIEKQTHYRFSYESTLIDKHELRSIHVVNAKLTETLQKLFEKDRISFSFSGNYIILKKEKTVRHYVISGTISDINSKEILINASLYSPSAHNGTSSNNYGFYSIVLPEGKNEIICSYIGYATVRKTVEIYKDTTLSWQLQPNAQLKEVVVTDKKITDLIFSAQPGKLTLSPALVNKLPAMGGETDLLKTLQLLPGVNGGTEGTAGLLVRGGNIDENLYLIDGTPIYNPNHMMGFFSTFNADAIKNVDFYKGSFPARYGERLSSVTDIRLKDGNSQEYHGNVSVGLISAKANIEGPIVKDKTFFILSARRTYLDLITTPAQWIMNRKKEEKNISGYNFTDINAKITHKLNERNRLQLSLYWNYDILSIKTTNNSSNNFYYDNTVQNTTTDVTNLYKIKYKDHSVMKWGNLVATLNWNNQISNRIYNNTSISYNRYNSLTTYDNQDYFEYNGSVERDAKTNSRFQSGISDWSLKSDFNYYLNYRNRIHFGANYTLHTFKPEVSRTRTASSENNGNKPNETHGDVNQIIGHETSLYAEDEIDLTRKLIFNPGLHFSWFRVQGKNYTSLQPRLSARYLINNKISLKASYAEMKQYIHLLSYSYINMPNDLWVPVTRKIRPMTSRQVSGGIYYRPFKGWEFSVEGYYKVMHNLIEYTNGASFFSKFSNWENKVAMGNGKAYGAEFMLQKTLGKTTGWIGYTLSWSNRQFPGGEINYGQVYPDRYDCRHAINIVMMHKFSERFDISASWVFHSGSRLTVPTEYFSTSGVLPGEIVNTHQSNIPYISSRNNYQLPNYHRLDLSCNFHKKKKRGIATWSIYIYNAYNKLNPVYVNVEAQKNTDVIKPIIKGTCIFPIIPGFSYTFTF
- a CDS encoding FecR family protein, with amino-acid sequence MKNSLLAKYLFNETSTAEREKVEKWLAEKQENKNILEQLRQNIDLASRYYRYGAFDPSAAYRKMKKQLPVRPHKFNRTFLRYAAIFLFILMGGFCYYSFSGKIFSQNITITCISDKEQVLLPDNSVIVLARDAQLSYPKNFTGRTRKVTLYGKAFFSVTKNKSKPFIINTPFIDIKVLGTQFQVIATDTINEVYVTSGKVKVTSVNHNKNTLLTSNMVTRYLPKSGVFDTRTIETLNNRLSWETGIFHFEGTPLYKAIKEINAHYHSDISIKPADRGKELTATFENLSLQEITEIIENTFDIQLIKTE
- a CDS encoding RNA polymerase sigma-70 factor — its product is MSAETGIRQFELAFNTYYRTLCLYTLLITGSYEEAEDIVQQTFTDIWERFSNENLHISFLKPYLFKAVHNRAINHLRFRYETETLDENFHDLPEDDTERIAEAEKENRLWKWIDDLPQERRKIFLMAKQDGLKYTEIAERLHISVKTVENQMGKALKTLREKAVKIYLFFFG
- a CDS encoding DUF6582 domain-containing protein produces the protein MKESSSDKLNTEERRELPNSDFGLPAQRAFPMPDAAHVRAAEAYFRYAPDNDKPELARNILKKANEFGVKVSSPTVLEWAAK
- a CDS encoding thioredoxin family protein, producing MLEHLSEERFKEHIANYTDKKEWLYRGINPAVIVFHDSVQLFEKGLRDVYDPLSKEFPDVNFYQVLTNRNPEIAKAYDIRTSPTTMFIPLTGKPVFIKGFLTPEQAREKVETLVKGKKVH
- a CDS encoding VIT1/CCC1 transporter family protein; this encodes MDNANRKKLLKFQQNEITEYRVYSTLASIEKDENNRKVLLSIANEEIKHYHILKKYTGVTPKPNRWRIFKYYWLARILGITFAIKRMESSEQNAHNNYAGYTGYADLTELAEAEEKHEKELISLIQEERLEYMGSVVLGLNDALVEFTGALAGFTLALNDSKLIALTGGITGIAAALSMASSEYLSTKSEAGKNKRPIKAAIYTGIAYIITVAALIAPFIFIGNVLAALGTMLCIALFIIALFNYYYAVARSESFRKRFGEMAILSFSVAAVSFVIGFALKKFTGIDI
- a CDS encoding aldo/keto reductase codes for the protein MYRYLNTPYRRCGDSGLLLPPVSLGLWHNFGGIDSYENGLEIIRYAFDRGITHFDLANNYGPPAGSAEENFGKMLKQEFGSHRDEMIITTKAGHRMWEGPYGDGGSRKYIMASIDQSLKRLGTEYVDIFYSHRYDPETPLEETLTALCDIVRRGKALYIGLSKYPADKLLFAFDFLKNAGTPCIVYQDRYNLLSRGVEEAHLQTAADNGSGFVAFSPLAQGLLTGKYIQGIPKGSRADRPDGYLKKDDITPQNEHTVSLLQEIARTRNESISQMALAWLLQNDKVTSVIVGARNTEQLKSSLNALDSTPFSAEELSRIEKILKS